A portion of the Rhodanobacter sp. AS-Z3 genome contains these proteins:
- a CDS encoding IS5 family transposase has product MKQRSFASLSFEVKKKPTRRERFLGEMDKVVPWADLLALIEPSYPTSGRRGRPPMAASTMLRIHFMQQWYALSDPAMEDALYEIESMRRFAGLELNEDAIPDESTILKFRRFLEQHGLAVKIFEAVNAHLSGQGLLLRQGTIVDATIIQAPSSTKNADKQRDPDMRQTKKGQQWYFGMKAHIGVDVESGLVHTVTTTPANVGDVTEVDKLLHGQEKTVHADAGYQGAEKRAPKRGRTWHIAAKRGSVKAMPEGDLKDAVKHTEHMKAAVRAKVEHPFRVVKRQFGYQKVRFKGLLKNTAQILTLFALSNLWMVRRTLLASAGEVRL; this is encoded by the coding sequence ATGAAGCAGCGTTCGTTCGCCTCGTTGAGTTTTGAAGTCAAGAAGAAGCCGACACGTCGTGAGCGGTTTCTGGGTGAGATGGACAAAGTCGTGCCGTGGGCCGACCTGCTGGCGCTGATCGAACCGAGCTATCCGACCTCCGGTCGTCGCGGTCGCCCGCCGATGGCGGCATCGACGATGCTGCGGATCCACTTCATGCAGCAGTGGTACGCACTGAGCGATCCAGCGATGGAAGATGCGTTGTACGAGATCGAGTCCATGCGCCGGTTTGCCGGGCTGGAGCTAAACGAGGACGCGATTCCGGACGAGTCGACGATTCTGAAGTTCCGTCGCTTCCTGGAGCAGCACGGCCTGGCGGTGAAGATCTTCGAAGCGGTCAATGCGCACCTGAGCGGCCAGGGCCTGTTGCTACGCCAGGGCACGATCGTGGATGCCACGATCATTCAGGCGCCGTCCTCGACCAAGAATGCGGACAAACAGCGTGACCCGGACATGCGCCAGACGAAGAAGGGCCAGCAGTGGTACTTCGGCATGAAAGCGCACATCGGGGTGGACGTGGAATCGGGGCTGGTGCATACGGTAACCACGACACCTGCCAACGTGGGCGACGTAACGGAAGTGGACAAGTTGCTGCACGGCCAAGAGAAGACGGTGCATGCCGATGCCGGCTACCAAGGCGCCGAGAAACGGGCACCCAAGCGCGGCCGCACGTGGCATATCGCGGCCAAACGCGGCAGCGTGAAGGCGATGCCCGAGGGCGATTTGAAGGATGCGGTCAAGCACACCGAGCACATGAAGGCCGCGGTTCGAGCCAAGGTGGAGCATCCGTTCCGGGTGGTGAAGCGGCAGTTCGGCTATCAGAAGGTGCGCTTCAAGGGCTTGCTCAAGAACACCGCTCAGATACTCACGCTGTTCGCGCTATCCAATCTGTGGATGGTGCGACGAACGTTGCTAGCGTCCGCAGGGGAGGTGCGCCTGTGA